The Kitasatospora sp. NBC_00374 genome has a segment encoding these proteins:
- the eccB gene encoding type VII secretion protein EccB, with product MQTRRDHVQAYQFAMGRLATALVSGDPGRGESPTRRAALGTFLGAGVTALLCAGSGVYGLISPVPPAGWRTPGSIVLEQQTGNRYLYLAGELRPVRNHASALLLAGSSATMQTADRAALAGTPHGAPVGIPGAPDTVPTAAGLLAGGWTRCLRPDLATGEVVDFAPQGHTTPVPAGRQALLAGPDGKRYVLFGGTRYPVPSDSALIALGLDGERALPARQSWLAALPEGVPLAAPAIPGAGSPAGQVAGTAVTVGQLFTTTTGGTDHNYVMRSDGIAPIGAAESALLATAQGAPAVRRVSASDMAGAPLSTAPPPPDRLPDVRNAPPIAAAGQALCLAQAPDGTGVATRVVLEDGAAATGGRAALLPADSGVYAVDQTQLAAQAPDPRTYLIDDQGTAYPLADGSAAAQLGLAGRARTPVPADLLAELRQGPVLDVAAVRATLGGR from the coding sequence GTGCAGACCCGACGCGACCACGTCCAGGCCTACCAGTTCGCCATGGGCAGGCTGGCCACGGCCCTGGTGAGCGGTGACCCGGGGCGCGGCGAGAGCCCGACCAGGCGTGCCGCGCTCGGCACCTTCCTCGGCGCCGGGGTCACCGCCCTGCTGTGCGCCGGCTCCGGCGTCTACGGGCTGATCTCCCCCGTCCCGCCGGCCGGTTGGCGGACACCAGGCTCGATCGTCCTGGAACAGCAGACCGGCAACCGCTACCTCTACCTCGCCGGCGAGCTGCGCCCGGTGCGCAACCACGCCTCCGCCCTGCTCCTGGCCGGCAGCAGCGCCACGATGCAGACGGCCGACCGGGCCGCGCTGGCCGGCACCCCGCACGGAGCCCCCGTCGGCATCCCCGGCGCGCCGGACACCGTGCCCACCGCCGCCGGGCTGCTGGCCGGCGGCTGGACCCGCTGCCTGCGCCCCGACCTGGCGACCGGCGAGGTCGTGGACTTCGCGCCGCAGGGGCACACCACGCCCGTCCCGGCCGGCCGTCAGGCCCTGCTGGCCGGCCCCGACGGCAAGCGCTACGTACTGTTCGGGGGCACCCGCTACCCGGTGCCCTCGGACAGCGCGCTGATCGCCCTCGGCCTCGACGGCGAGCGGGCGCTACCCGCCCGGCAGAGCTGGCTCGCCGCCCTGCCCGAGGGCGTACCGCTCGCGGCCCCGGCCATCCCCGGGGCGGGCTCCCCGGCCGGGCAGGTGGCGGGCACCGCAGTCACCGTGGGCCAGCTGTTCACGACCACCACCGGCGGCACCGACCACAACTACGTGATGCGGTCCGACGGCATCGCCCCGATCGGCGCCGCCGAGTCCGCGCTGCTCGCCACGGCCCAAGGCGCACCGGCCGTCCGCCGGGTGAGCGCGTCGGACATGGCGGGCGCGCCGCTGTCCACCGCTCCCCCACCGCCCGACCGGCTGCCCGACGTCCGCAACGCGCCCCCGATCGCCGCCGCCGGCCAGGCCCTCTGCCTGGCCCAAGCGCCCGACGGCACAGGTGTCGCCACCCGGGTCGTCCTGGAGGACGGCGCCGCGGCCACCGGCGGCCGCGCCGCGCTCCTGCCGGCCGACAGCGGCGTCTACGCCGTCGACCAGACCCAGCTCGCGGCCCAGGCACCCGACCCGCGGACCTACCTGATCGACGACCAGGGCACCGCCTATCCGCTCGCCGACGGCTCGGCCGCCGCCCAGCTCGGGCTCGCCGGCCGGGCCAGGACGCCCGTGCCCGCCGACCTGCTCGCCGAACTCCGGCAGGGCCCGGTGCTGGACGTCGCCGCCGTCCGGGCGACGCTGGGAGGTCGGTGA
- the eccD gene encoding type VII secretion integral membrane protein EccD, whose protein sequence is MTPAPRTTARREPFAVPEVCRITVVGPAGRSDLAIPVTITVSALQAVLLDALPEAASEPGSAWVLQRLGEDPLDPAGTPQTLGLRDGDVLHLRPAETALPALQFDDLADGVASVVAGRPGRWQPRSTRRLALGLAALALLALATALLGGGPGTLSALCAGALAAVLAGGSVAARRTAGDRAAALLTGGASLLFGALAGLTSGGHHPDARGLLIAAGGVSVLSALLLALGALPVAASAAALLTALAAAAAAALVHLTHWSPGQAAGLAAGAMFVLGHFGPRLALRAARLRAPQLPHNAEELQEDIEPDPQERVERRVATATACLDALSLAGALGTVLNSDHDCAGSCSSVVWWLVERVHDARRSDGQ, encoded by the coding sequence GTGACCCCCGCGCCCCGCACCACGGCCCGCCGCGAGCCGTTCGCCGTCCCCGAGGTCTGCCGGATCACCGTGGTGGGTCCGGCCGGCCGCAGCGACCTCGCCATCCCCGTCACGATCACCGTCTCCGCCCTGCAGGCCGTCCTGCTGGACGCCCTGCCCGAGGCCGCCTCGGAGCCGGGCTCCGCGTGGGTGCTGCAACGGCTGGGCGAGGACCCGCTCGACCCGGCCGGCACCCCGCAGACCCTGGGCCTGCGCGACGGCGACGTGCTCCACCTCCGCCCCGCCGAAACCGCGCTGCCCGCGCTGCAGTTCGACGACCTCGCCGACGGCGTCGCCAGCGTGGTCGCCGGACGCCCCGGCCGCTGGCAGCCGCGGTCCACCCGGCGCCTCGCGCTCGGCCTGGCCGCGCTGGCGCTGCTCGCCCTGGCGACGGCCCTGCTCGGCGGCGGGCCGGGGACGCTCTCCGCGCTCTGCGCGGGCGCCCTCGCGGCGGTCCTGGCCGGCGGCTCCGTGGCCGCACGGCGGACGGCCGGGGACCGCGCCGCCGCCCTGCTCACCGGCGGCGCCTCGCTGCTCTTCGGCGCGCTCGCCGGGCTGACGTCCGGCGGGCACCACCCGGACGCGCGCGGCCTGTTGATCGCGGCGGGCGGCGTGAGCGTGCTGTCCGCGCTGCTGCTGGCCCTGGGGGCCCTGCCGGTCGCGGCCTCCGCCGCCGCGCTGCTCACCGCCCTCGCCGCGGCGGCCGCTGCGGCACTCGTCCACCTGACGCACTGGAGCCCCGGGCAGGCAGCCGGACTCGCGGCCGGGGCGATGTTCGTGCTCGGCCACTTCGGACCGCGCCTGGCCTTGCGCGCTGCCCGGCTTCGCGCCCCGCAACTGCCCCACAACGCGGAGGAGTTGCAGGAGGACATCGAGCCGGATCCGCAGGAGCGGGTCGAACGCCGGGTGGCCACCGCGACCGCCTGCCTCGACGCGCTCAGCCTGGCGGGCGCCCTAGGGACTGTTCTGAATTCAGATCATGATTGCGCCGGTTCGTGCTCCTCGGTGGTGTGGTGGCTGGTAGAACGAGTCCATGACGCGCGGCGATCTGACGGACAGTGA
- the eccCa gene encoding type VII secretion protein EccCa, with protein sequence MSNLTVKRAPRAESPAMPDGEVELAEPPVLGEPASMDFGSALMYLPMGLGAGAMVLMFSVRSAGPTTYMMSGMMGVAMLSMTLTQLGRSGGERRRRTRAERRDYLRYLAQKRRQAQSAADRQRAALLWDNREPGELWALARGPRLWERRPSHEDFGQVRIGLGLRRAALDFVPPQTKPVEDLEPLAAVSLRRFTKAHQTVRRLPVTLALRRFTSVELAGDGEPALDLLRAMVAQLAVLHSPDELRIALLAGEAGRAEWDWLKWLPHTAHPTRQDAAGPVRLAAGDHDELLDLLGSDIADRPDHDPAAAPHIAEPFMVVIAQGVRLPETSRLLHGGLRNLVLLDATGAMTGGPKVLRLSVRGRRVEIPSGTDTVSATADALRPAEAETLARTLAPRRTGGAVDLLDRPLEQDVELTTLLGIRDPHRFDVPTLWGARQAQAARLRVPLGVTEDGEVVELDLKESAQGGMGPHGLLIGATGSGKSELLRTLVLGLVATHSSEVLNLVLVDFKGGATFLNLDRLPHTSAVITNLADEIHLVDRMRDSINGELIRRQELLRESGHSSLFEYEKARAAGAGLAPLPSLLIIVDEFSELLSNKPEFVDLFVSIGRLGRSLGVHLLLASQRLDESRIHKVEGHLSYRLALRTFSSMESRSVIGVAGAYELPSAPGHGYLKVDTTNLVRFKAAYVSGPAPEPAGPDEESTLRSRARDEVTAFGLDRQGPLLPDPSEPAEEPLRPGPRPAAPGRSPGAAGESHGTESLLEVLVGRLEDSGPPARQVWLPPLTEPPSLDQLLPGIVPDPVRGMSAADHPGVGRLTVPLGTVDRPFEQSRELLVADLSGADGHLGLVGAPQTGKSALLRTLVLALALTHTPEEVQFYCLDFGGGGLVSIAGLPHVGSVATRLERDRVLRTVVELTQLLERREREFTERGLESMAAYRRLRELRQVDDPYGDVFLVVDGWFTLRQDFDDLEPRVMELAVRGLSFGIHLVASAVRWSEIRPRLRDMLGTKFELRLGDALESEVGTRIAAAVPHQPGRGLTPSGYHFLSALPRLDSDSATTDLTEATKAAVTEIGTFWNGPSAPGVRLLPSRLPVEQLPPAEGDLRICLGLDEQRLEPVWHDFSANGHLMVFGDDETGKTNALRLAIRAITDRYTPEQARIALADPGRGLLAMVPEEYRVGYVVDRESLGMLAANTVVSLGKRVPGPDITPEQLARRDWWSGPLLFLVVDDYDLLAASTGQPSPLAPLVPLLPHGRAIGLHVVIARSTSGAVRAMMDPVLRPLWELGNPALLLSYPKEEGRFLGEAKPRTLPAGRAQLVTRRSVRLVQTGLVAAP encoded by the coding sequence TTGAGCAATCTGACGGTCAAGCGCGCCCCGCGCGCCGAAAGTCCCGCCATGCCGGACGGCGAAGTCGAACTCGCCGAGCCCCCGGTTCTGGGCGAGCCCGCCAGTATGGATTTCGGCTCCGCGCTGATGTACCTGCCGATGGGGCTCGGGGCGGGTGCGATGGTGCTGATGTTCTCCGTACGTTCCGCCGGCCCGACCACCTACATGATGTCCGGAATGATGGGCGTCGCGATGCTGAGCATGACGCTCACCCAGCTCGGGCGCTCCGGTGGCGAGCGACGGCGCCGCACGCGTGCCGAACGGCGCGACTACCTCAGGTACTTGGCGCAGAAGCGGCGGCAGGCCCAGAGCGCGGCGGACCGGCAGCGGGCCGCGCTGCTGTGGGACAACCGCGAGCCCGGCGAGCTCTGGGCGCTGGCCCGCGGCCCCCGGCTGTGGGAGCGGCGGCCGAGCCACGAGGACTTCGGGCAGGTCCGGATCGGGCTCGGGCTGCGCCGCGCCGCGCTGGACTTCGTCCCGCCGCAGACCAAGCCGGTGGAGGATCTGGAACCCCTGGCGGCGGTGTCACTGCGGCGGTTCACCAAGGCGCACCAGACCGTGCGCCGGCTCCCCGTCACGCTGGCGCTGCGGCGCTTCACCAGCGTGGAGTTGGCCGGGGACGGCGAACCCGCCCTCGACCTGCTGCGCGCCATGGTCGCCCAACTGGCGGTGCTGCACTCGCCCGACGAGCTACGGATCGCGCTGCTGGCCGGCGAGGCGGGCCGCGCGGAGTGGGACTGGCTCAAGTGGCTGCCGCACACCGCGCACCCGACCCGGCAGGACGCGGCCGGCCCGGTCCGGCTGGCGGCCGGGGACCACGACGAGCTGCTGGACCTGCTCGGCTCCGACATCGCGGACCGGCCGGACCACGACCCGGCCGCCGCCCCCCATATCGCCGAGCCCTTCATGGTCGTCATCGCCCAGGGCGTCCGGCTGCCGGAGACCTCCCGGCTGCTCCACGGCGGTCTGCGGAACCTGGTGTTGCTGGACGCCACGGGGGCCATGACCGGCGGGCCGAAGGTGCTACGGCTGAGCGTGCGGGGGCGGCGGGTGGAGATCCCTTCCGGTACCGACACCGTGTCCGCGACCGCGGACGCGCTGCGACCGGCCGAGGCCGAGACCCTGGCCCGTACCCTCGCGCCGAGGCGTACCGGCGGCGCCGTCGACCTGCTCGACCGCCCGCTGGAGCAGGACGTGGAGCTGACCACCCTGCTGGGCATCCGGGACCCGCACCGCTTCGACGTGCCCACGCTGTGGGGCGCGCGGCAGGCACAGGCCGCCCGGCTGCGGGTGCCGCTGGGCGTGACCGAGGACGGGGAGGTGGTGGAACTCGACCTCAAGGAGTCCGCGCAGGGCGGCATGGGGCCGCACGGCCTGCTCATCGGCGCCACCGGCTCCGGCAAGAGCGAGCTGCTGCGCACGCTGGTGCTCGGCCTGGTCGCCACCCACTCCTCCGAGGTGCTCAACCTGGTGCTGGTGGACTTCAAGGGCGGCGCGACCTTCCTCAACCTCGACCGGCTGCCGCACACCTCCGCCGTCATCACCAACCTCGCCGACGAGATCCACCTGGTCGACCGGATGCGGGACTCCATCAACGGCGAGCTGATCCGCCGCCAGGAGCTGCTGCGGGAGTCCGGCCACTCCTCGCTGTTCGAGTACGAGAAGGCGCGGGCCGCCGGGGCCGGCCTGGCCCCGCTGCCCTCGCTGCTGATCATCGTCGACGAGTTCTCCGAACTCCTCTCCAACAAACCCGAGTTCGTCGACCTCTTCGTCTCCATCGGACGGCTGGGCCGCAGCCTCGGGGTCCACCTGCTCCTCGCCTCGCAGCGACTCGACGAGAGCCGCATCCACAAGGTGGAGGGCCACCTGTCCTACCGCCTGGCGCTGCGCACCTTCTCCTCGATGGAGTCCCGCAGCGTGATCGGCGTCGCCGGCGCGTACGAGCTGCCGTCGGCGCCCGGGCACGGCTACCTCAAGGTGGACACCACCAACCTGGTCCGGTTCAAGGCGGCGTACGTCTCCGGACCCGCGCCGGAGCCGGCGGGCCCGGACGAGGAGTCCACGCTCCGGTCCAGGGCCCGCGACGAGGTGACCGCCTTCGGTCTCGACCGGCAGGGACCGCTGCTCCCCGACCCGTCGGAGCCGGCCGAGGAGCCTCTGCGGCCCGGTCCGCGACCCGCCGCCCCGGGCCGATCACCGGGCGCGGCGGGCGAGTCGCACGGCACCGAGAGCCTGCTGGAGGTGCTGGTCGGCCGACTGGAGGACAGCGGGCCGCCCGCCCGCCAGGTCTGGCTGCCGCCGCTCACCGAACCGCCCAGCCTCGACCAGCTGTTGCCCGGCATCGTGCCGGACCCGGTGCGCGGAATGAGCGCGGCGGACCACCCGGGCGTGGGCCGGCTGACCGTCCCGCTCGGCACGGTGGACCGGCCGTTCGAGCAGTCCCGCGAGCTGCTGGTGGCCGACCTGTCGGGTGCGGACGGCCACCTGGGCCTGGTCGGTGCGCCGCAGACCGGCAAGTCCGCCCTGCTGCGCACCCTCGTCCTGGCACTGGCGCTCACCCACACGCCCGAGGAGGTCCAGTTCTACTGCCTGGACTTCGGCGGTGGCGGTCTGGTCTCCATCGCCGGGCTCCCGCACGTCGGTTCGGTCGCCACCCGGCTGGAGCGCGACCGGGTGTTGCGCACCGTCGTCGAGCTCACCCAGCTCCTGGAGCGCAGGGAGCGGGAGTTCACCGAACGCGGGCTGGAGTCCATGGCGGCGTACCGGCGGCTGCGCGAGCTGCGCCAGGTGGACGACCCGTACGGCGACGTCTTCCTGGTGGTGGACGGCTGGTTCACCCTGCGCCAGGACTTCGACGACCTGGAGCCGCGGGTGATGGAACTCGCGGTGCGCGGGCTGTCCTTCGGCATCCACCTGGTCGCCTCGGCCGTCCGCTGGTCGGAGATCCGGCCCCGGCTGCGCGACATGCTGGGCACCAAGTTCGAACTGCGGCTCGGTGACGCGCTGGAGTCCGAGGTGGGCACCCGGATCGCCGCGGCCGTCCCGCACCAGCCGGGCCGGGGACTGACGCCGTCCGGCTACCACTTCCTGTCCGCGCTGCCCCGGCTGGACAGCGACTCGGCGACCACCGACCTCACCGAGGCGACCAAGGCCGCGGTCACCGAGATCGGCACCTTCTGGAACGGCCCTTCCGCACCCGGGGTGCGACTGCTGCCCAGCCGGCTTCCGGTCGAGCAACTCCCGCCCGCCGAAGGCGATCTGCGCATCTGCCTGGGCCTGGACGAGCAGCGGCTGGAGCCCGTCTGGCACGACTTCTCGGCCAACGGGCACCTGATGGTCTTCGGCGACGACGAGACCGGCAAGACCAACGCCCTGCGCCTGGCGATCCGGGCCATCACCGACCGGTACACCCCCGAGCAGGCGCGGATCGCGCTGGCCGACCCCGGACGCGGCCTGCTCGCCATGGTCCCCGAGGAGTACCGGGTCGGCTACGTGGTGGACCGGGAGTCACTCGGGATGCTCGCCGCGAACACCGTCGTCTCGCTCGGCAAGCGCGTCCCCGGGCCCGACATCACCCCCGAGCAACTCGCCCGGCGCGACTGGTGGAGCGGACCGCTGCTCTTCCTCGTCGTCGACGACTACGACCTGCTCGCCGCCTCCACCGGCCAGCCCTCGCCGCTGGCACCGCTGGTGCCGCTGCTGCCGCACGGCCGCGCCATCGGGCTCCACGTGGTGATCGCGCGCAGTACCTCCGGCGCCGTGCGCGCCATGATGGACCCGGTGCTGCGCCCCCTGTGGGAGCTCGGCAATCCGGCCCTGCTGCTCTCCTACCCCAAGGAGGAGGGCAGGTTCCTCGGCGAGGCGAAGCCGCGCACGCTGCCCGCCGGCCGCGCCCAACTCGTCACCCGCCGGTCCGTCCGGCTGGTCCAGACCGGATTGGTGGCCGCCCCGTGA